One window of Magallana gigas chromosome 2, xbMagGiga1.1, whole genome shotgun sequence genomic DNA carries:
- the LOC117681185 gene encoding ATP-binding cassette sub-family C member 4, which translates to MKNDLRGPCPYGTANWLSKITFWWAFPLFRYGFRHPLTQDHLYDVLPEDQSDLLGDRMEKSWNAHLKKCEDKGKKPSLYWAVIAEFKWEWGINGIFLVASEGIRITQPYLIGRIISYFQPGSTLSQTEVYIYATVVAVSHILQLIVNPRYFFNCDHIALKMKVAVASLIYRKILKMSSWSKHSTTSGKIINHLSTDLEKFRYTIDSFHFCWLGPLEIVAILYLLYQQIGLVSLLTLAVTLVLLPLQFMLGWIYGKLRMKIGAAGDKRIHLMNQIIAGMRVIKMYCWEKPFSEIVFNIRGWEVSEIWKANIAKSINIGLFQSASVVISMALFGTAWYTGIPLSAQRIYSTLGWVFCLRLTIFLFMMYLVEDNKQLASSLKRIQSFLTVEDMKVFSESEGTTKSMEKEGVSVSIRDMTASWLGHHPQDKEGVADKLLDQELNEAFSLRNIDLEVKKGELLAVVGPVGSGKTSLLLSLLKELPSETGQVCVQGTVGYMAQTPWVMSGTFQANVLFGENVEQERYRKVLHACALYKDLELMRLGDQTLVGERGLLLSGGQKARLTLARTVYREADVYLLDDPLGAVDTEVGSHLFQRCICELLEGKTRILVTHQLQYLRSADRIVVLDEGKIVCVGTYDELVKQGTEFSSILTKHDKDIEEKDERQEKLVNEQREKNTKAVDDGEFAETGGIGWNVYKDYYLSGRPWLYLPLTLFLLVIAHAAYGYGDWHLAKWAELSDSLNVKAQNGSYPLYPVVNTLNQTLGLNTLYNITPILQTNNSTPEGSLIITQGDELMQQYLVAMSVFVVGISLFSLVYFRMSVIISKRLHNNMFQVVMGAKTHFFDSNPVGRILNKFARDLGLIDSVIPSLTNIVLEIVICLAMQIGITFIINPFLLLPLTPLVIVIYLIRLFSLPTTRNMKRLEAMTQSPIFSHISDTLVGLQSIRALGMSRKFLRDFDRFQDRHTSAFFLFLSANRWFSLRSLFFLDVYFVLVILLSLVLRDMIGLSGGLFGMALNYLLTMADPFEIMMRISADLNTQMTSVERIISYTKLEQEAPKVSDSPPPSSWPQIGDIKLVNVGLQYSSDTDQVLHNITCLINSREKIGIVGRTGAGKSSLIAALLRLAEPTGEIYIDDVNVLKIGLHELRNKISVIPQDPILFSGNLRKNLDPFEEYTDDQLWMALEQVQLKVKVQSEREGLYMEVSDSGQNLSVGQRQLVCLARAILRQNNILVLDEATANVDHNTDRLIQETIRIRFKNCTVLTVAHRIHTIMDSSRVMVFNQGKLVEFDTPYQLLQIEDGFFRNLVQQTGKAQAKVLQRLAEKYHKERF; encoded by the exons ATGAAAAACGATTTGAGAGGACCGTGTCCCTACGGTACTGCAAACTGGCTCTCTAAGATTACATTCTG GTGGGCTTTTCCTCTGTTCCGTTATGGTTTTCGCCACCCCCTGACACAGGATCATCTGTACGATGTCTTACCAGAGGACCAGTCCGACTTGTTAGGGGATCGCATGGAAAA ATCCTGGAATGCCCATTTGAAAAAATGTGAAGATAAAGGGAAAAAGCCAAGTTTGTACTGGGCAGTGATTGCAGAGTTCAAATGGGAGTGGGGCATTAATGGCATCTTTCTTGTTGCCTCT GAAGGTATCAGAATTACCCAGCCCTACCTGATTGGTCGGATCATCTCCTACTTCCAGCCTGGCTCCACCTTGTCACAAACCGAGGTGTACATCTACGCGACGGTGGTGGCAGTCAGCCACATTCTACAGCTGATCGTCAATCCCAGATATTTCTTCAATTGCGATCACATTgctttgaaaatgaaagtagctGTGGCTAGCCTCATTTATAGGAAG ATACTCAAAATGAGcagctggtcaaaacattcCACAACATCAGGAAAAATAATCAACCATTTGTCAACGGACTTAGAGAAGTTTAGATAT ACGATTGACAGCTTCCATTTTTGTTGGCTGGGTCCCCTGGAGATTGTGGCTATCCTGTACTTGTTGTACCAACAGATAGGTCTGGTCAGCCTCCTTACTCTAGCTGTCACCCTAGTTCTCCTACCCCTACAGTTCATGCTGGGATGGATTTATGGGAAATTGAG GATGAAGATAGGAGCTGCAGGAGACAAAAGGATCCATTTGATGAACCAGATAATCGCTGGAATGAGAGTGATCAAAATGTACTGCTGGGAAAAACCATTCAGTGAAATTGTATTTAACATCAGAGG GTGGGAAGTCTCTGAGATATGGAAAGCCAATATTGCCAAGTCCATCAACATTGGATTGTTCCAGAGTGCCTCTGTGGTCATCAGCATGGCCCTGTTTGGAACAGCGTGGTACACGGGGATTCCCCTGTCTGCCCAGAGGATCTACAGCACCCTGGGCTGGGTCTTCTGTCTGCGACTGACCATCTTCCTCTTCATGATGTACCTGGTGGAAGATAACAAACAACTGGCATCATCCCTCAAAAGAATACAG TCTTTCCTCACAGTAGAGGATATGAAGGTCTTTTCCGAGTCTGAAGGGACAACCAAGTCGATGGAGAAGGAGGGTGTATCTGTCTCTATCAGGGACATGACAGCCAGCTGGCTTGGGCACCACCCCCAGGACAAAGAGGGTGTAGCCGATAAACTTCTGGACCAG GAGCTGAATGAGGCATTTTCTTTGAGGAATATTGACCTGGAAGTAAAAAAG GGAGAACTCCTGGCAGTAGTAGGACCAGTTGGTTCTGGAAAG ACATCTCTCCTGCTGAGCCTTCTTAAAGAGCTTCCATCCGAGACAGGACAGGTGTGTGTGCAGGGTACGGTGGGGTACATGGCTCAGACGCCGTGGGTCATGTCCGGAACATTTCAGGCCAACGTCCTGTTTGGAGAGAATGTGGAGCAAGAGAGATATCGCAAGGTGTTGCATGCTTGTGCTTTATACAAG GACTTGGAGCTGATGAGACTGGGGGACCAGACTTTGGTCGGGGAGCGAGGCTTGTTGCTGAGTGGTGGTCAGAAGGCCAGGCTCACCCTTGCAAG GACGGTATACAGAGAGGCAGATGTGTATCTACTGGATGATCCGCTGGGGGCAGTGGACACAGAGGTTGGAAGTCACCTATTCCAgag gtgtattTGTGAGTTGTTGGAAGGGAAGACCAGGATTTTGGTGACTCATCAGCTGCAGTATCTAAGGTCAGCTGACAGAATTGTTGTTCTAGACGAG GGTAAAATAGTTTGTGTTGGAACCTATGATGAACTGGTGAAACAGGGGACAGAATTTTCCTCCATCCTTACCAAGCATGACAAAGACATTGAAGAAAAAGACGAGAGACAAGAAAAATTGGTCAATGAACAACGGGAGAAG AACACTAAGGCGGTCGATGACGGTGAGTTTGCGGAGACCGGGGGCATTGGTTGGAATGTGTACAAGGACTACTACCTCTCCGGTCGGCCATGGCTGTATCTACCACTGACCTTGTTCCTTCTCGTAATAGCCCAT GCTGCTTATGGATATGGAGACTGGCATCTAGCTAAATG GGCTGAACTCTCCGATTCTCTGAACGTAAAGGCACAAAATGGATCGTATCCACTATATCCAGTGGTCAATACATTGAATCAAACACTGGGATTAAACACATTGTACAACATAACTCCCATTCTACAGACCAACAACTCTACCCCTGAGGGGTCTCTGATCATCACCCAGGGAGATGAGTTGATGCAGCAGTACCTGGTGGCCATGTCTGTCTTTGTGGTGGGAATCAGCCTCTTCAGCCTGGTGTATTTCAGAATGTCAGTCATCATCAGCAAGAGACTTCACAACAACATGTTCCAAGTGGTGATGGGGGCCAAGACTCATTTCTTTGATTCAAACCCTGTGG GTCGAATATTGAACAAATTTGCAAGAGACTTGGGGTTGATAGATTCTGTCATACCTTCATTAACAAACATCGTTTTAGAG ATAGTCATTTGCTTGGCCATGCAAATTGGTATAACCTTTATCATCAATCCATTCTTGCTGTTACCTCTAACTCCTTTGGTTATTGTGATTTACTTAATAAGATTGTTCTCGTTACCGACTACAAGAAATATGAAACGCTTAGAGGCCATGA CTCAGAGTCCTATCTTCTCTCACATCTCGGACACTCTGGTGGGACTCCAGTCAATCCGAGCCCTGGGGATGAGTCGGAAGTTCCTGCGGGATTTTGACAGATTCCAGGACCGACACACCAGCGCCTTCTTCCTGTTCCTTTCCGCAAACCGCTGGTTCAGTCTGCGTTCTCTTTTCTTCCTGGATGTCTACTTTGTCCTTGTCATCCTGTTGTCATTGGTTCTCAGGGATA TGATTGGATTATCCGGGGGACTGTTTGGAATGGCTCTGAACTATTTGTTGACAATGGCTGACCCTTTTGAGATCATGATGAGGATATCTGCTGACCTTAACACACAG ATGACATCTGTGGAAAGAATCATATCCTACACAAAGCTAGAACAGGAGGCCCCAAAAGTCTCCGATTCCCCGCCCCCTTCCTCTTGGCCTCAAATTGGGGATATTAAACTAGTCAATGTAGGACTACAGTACTCATCTGATACCGACCAAGTCTTACACAATATAACCTGTCTTATCAACAGCAGAGAGAAG ATTGGGATTGTGGGAAGGACTGGAGCAGGGAAGAGTTCTTTAATTGCAGCATTACTGAGGTTAGCGGAGCCTACAGGGGAGATTTATATCGACGATGTTAACGTGTTAAAGATCGGCCTCCACGAACTCAGAAATAAAATCTCTGTTATTCCACAG gaTCCAATATTATTCAGTGGTAATTTAAGGAAGAATTTGGATCCGTTTGAGGAATACACAGATGACCAGTTATGGATGGCACTAGAACAG GTGCAGCTCAAGGTGAAAGTTCAGAGTGAGAGAGAGGGACTGTACATGGAGGTGTCTGACAGCGGACAGAACCTGAGTGTGGGGCAGAGACAGCTGGTGTGTCTGGCCAGGGCCATCCTCCGACAGAACAACATACTGGTGTTGGACGAGGCCACCGCCAATGTGGACCACAA CACTGACAGGTTGATCCAGGAAACAATTAGAATTCGGTTCAAGAATTGTACGGTCCTAACAGTTGCCCACAGGATTCATACCATTATGGACTCCAGTAGAGTCATG gTTTTCAATCAGGGAAAACTTGTTGAATTTGATACACCATATCAACTTCTACAGATAGAAGATGGATTTTTCAGAAATCTGGTGCAACAGACTGGTAAAGCCCAGGCAAAGGTTTTACAGAGATTAGCTGAGAAATATCACAAAGAGaggttttga